From Pristiophorus japonicus isolate sPriJap1 chromosome 1, sPriJap1.hap1, whole genome shotgun sequence, a single genomic window includes:
- the LOC139269893 gene encoding oocyte zinc finger protein XlCOF6-like, translated as MEVHRHSHTGDSPFTCSVCGKGFVYSSYLQTHQRVHTDEKPFQCSNCGKSFKSSGDLKRHQLVHTDESPFTCPDCGKSFKSFRELKKHQLVHSDERPFTCSDCGKSFKSSGDLKKHQLVHTDERPFTCSDCGKNFKSSGDLKKHQLVHTDERPFTCSDCGKSFKSSGELKGHQRVHTDERPFTCSDCGKSIKSSMGLKRHQRVHTGERPFTCSVCGKGFTDSSHLLRHQQIHTDERPFTCYDCGKSFKSSGNLKEHQRVHTDAMPFK; from the coding sequence ATGGAAGTTCATCGGCACAGTCACACCGGGGACagtccgttcacctgctcagtgtgtgggaagggatttgttTATTCATCCTACCtgcagacacaccagcgagttcacactgatgagaaaCCATTTCAGTGTTctaactgtgggaagagctttaaaagctctgggGATCTGAAGcgtcaccagcttgttcacactgatgagagtccGTTCACATGTCCTgattgtgggaagagctttaaaagtttTAGGGAGCTGAagaaacaccagcttgttcactcTGATGAGAGACCGTTCACATGTTCTgattgtgggaagagctttaaaagctctgggGATCTGAagaaacaccagcttgttcacactgatgagagaccattCACATGTTCTGATTGTGGAAAAAACTTTAAAAGCTCTGGGGATCTGAAGAAACatcagcttgttcacactgatgagaggccgTTTACATGTTCTgattgtgggaagagctttaaaagctctgggGAGCTGAAGGGACACCAACGAGTTCATACTGATGAGAGACCGTTtacatgttctgactgtgggaagagcatTAAAAGCTCCATGGGTCTgaagagacaccagcgagttcacactggggagaggccattcacctgttccgtgtgtgggaagggattcactgattcatcccacctgctgagacaccagcaaattcacactgatgagaggccgTTTACATGTtatgactgtgggaagagctttaaaagctctgggAATCTGaaggaacaccagcgagttcacactgatgcgATGCCATTCAAATGA